The sequence TGCTGGTGCGGCGTCGCTCGCAGCCGGGCAAGGGCTTGTGGGCCTTGCCCGGTGGTTTCGTGAACCCGGACGAGCGCGTCAAGGATGCGGTGATCCGTGAGCTCAAGGAAGAAACCCGCCTCAAGGTGCCTGCACCGGTGCTGGCTGGTTCGGTGCGCAGCAGCCGCGTGTTCGATCATCCGCAGCGATCCTTGCGTGGCCGCACGATTACCCATGCTTTCCTGATCGAGCTGGCGCCCACCAGTGACGGCCTGCCGCGCGTGCGCGGCAGTGATGACGCCGATCAGGCCAAGTGGGTGCCCTTGTTCGAGTTCAACCGCATGGAAGAGCAGCTGTTCGAGGACCACTTCTATATCGTCAACTGGTTTCTTGGGCAGGTCTAGCCGACCCAAGGCATCAACGGGTTCCTCGGCGAGGTCCGCGCATTCCCGTATTGCCGTTGTGGTGGGGCTTCTATACTGAAGTCATGAGACAGGGACGGATGTATCTGTGGCGGGGCAGGGCGCTGGTGCTGGGCGTGGATACCGATTCCACACCGCATGCGCACCATGCGATTCAGCTGAGCGTGGCGCTGGAAGGCGAGTTCCGGCTGGCCCGCGACGGGGCAGAACTCAAGCCCTGCCGTGCGGCCATCCTGTGGCCCGGCCAGCAGCACAAGATTGCCGCCAATGGTGCGCTGATCGCGCATTTGTTCATTGATCCGGCGCAGCGCATTCTGGAGCCTTGGCGCCAACGCCCGCCCGAACCCGTGATTGATCCCGGCCTCTGCGAGGCATTGACCGATGCCTGGCAGATCCCGCGTGCCTTGGACTTGTGCGAGCCATTGGTGCAGCAATGGCAGCAAGGCTGGTTGCCGGGTTTCGAGCGCGCACCCGCGCATGATGCCCGGATCGCTCAGGCGCTGGCGTGGCTGGCGGCTGATCCCGAGCGCGACGCTGCCAGCACGGCTACCGAGCTGGGGCTGTCGCAACGCCGCTTCAGTCAGTTGTTCAGCCTGCACACGGGTTTACCCCTGCGTCGCTATCTGCTGTGGATGCGCTTGCTCGACGCGGTGGCACGTCTGGCTACCGGCGCCAACCTGACTACGGCCGCACACCATGCTGGTTTTGCCGATCTGGCCCATATGAGCAGGGTGTTTCATGCCACCTTTGGCGTTGTTCCCTCTACGCTGAGCCGCATTACCATCGTTGCCTGATCGCGCACCATCCGCTGCACAATCGTTCAAGCGTGGCCCTGCCTTGCGCGCTACAGTGGTTTCCACAAACCAAGAGGAGACCGCCATGAGCGCCATACAAACCCTGTTCGATCGTTACGGCGAGAGCCACCAAAACGCCTTCAACAAGCGGGTGCACTGGGTGTGCGTGCCGCTGATCACTTTCAGCCTGCTGGGTCTGCTCTGGGCAGCCACACCTTGGCTGGCGCTGGGTTTTGCCGTGTTTGCGCTGGTCTATTACATCCGGCTTTCCCTGCCCATTGCGGCAGGCATGTTGCTGGTGGCGGGTGCCATGCTGGTGGTGTTGAGCCAGATGCCGCATGTGCTGGAAATCAGCGTGCTGATTTTCGTGCTGGCCTGGGTGGGCCAATTTGTGGGCCATAAGGTCGAGGGCAAGAAACCCTCTTTCTTTGATGACATCAAGTTCCTGCTTGTCGGGCCGGCCTGGCTGCTGGGTTTCATTTATCGCCGCCTGGGCATCGCGTACTGAGATGGCACCGCGCACATACCGATTGTCCCGGCGTCGATTGCTGGGCTGGGGGATGGCCTCGATGGCGCTTGCCACCTTGCCCGTGTACGCAGCAGACCCACCGCTGACCTTGGCAGACATGCGGGCCAGACTCGCGGCCTTGCCCTTGCAGAACCTGCGCGCTACGGCGGGTGGAATGTCGCCTCAGGTGGCGCTGGTGCACTGTGCGCAGAGTATCGAGTATGCCTTGACGGGCTACCCCCGCCTCAAGCCGCGCTGGTTCCGGCAGACGCTGGGGCAGAGTGCGGCGCGGGTGTTCCTGTGGCGTAACCGGGTGTCACATGATTTGCACGAGCCCATTCCCGGGGCGCCGGTAATCGTGGAGGGCGTCGCACTGGCCGGGGCGGTCACCCGTTTGCTCGCGGCGATAGAGACGTTCGAGGCGGCGATACGGGCGGGCAAGCCACTGGCACCGCATTTTGCCTATGGCGTGCTGGCGTCGGCAGATTACGACAGGCTACAGGCACTGCACCTGCAAGCGCATCTGGCGGCGCTGCAGGCGGCTTGACCCACCTTACCAGCTGCGGCCGCTGGCAATCAGGGCTGTGGCTTCCTCGGCCGGCAAGGGCCGGGCAAAGTAGAAACCCTGGGCAAAGGTGCATTCCAGATCCCGTAGCACCTGTAGTTGCTCGGCGGTTTCGACGCCTTCCGCAATCACACCCATACCCAGGTTGCGGGCCAGCAGGATGATGGCGCGGACGATCTCGCGGCTGAAATGATCTTCGGTGATCTGGCGCACGAAAGACCCGTCGATCTTGAGCACGTTCGAGGGGAAACGGTGCAGGTAGGACAGCGATGAATAACCGGTGCCGAAATCATCCATCAGGATCTGCATGCCACGGGCGCGGATGGATTGCAGCATCGTGATGATGGCATCGGTGCTGTCCATCAAGATGCTCTCGGTGATTTCCAGCTCCAGCAGGTGCGGCTCGATGCCGGCTTGGGCAATGGCATTGTCGACCTGCGCGACCAGATCGGGCTGATTGAACTGCTTGCCCGAGAGATTGACGCTGACCCGCAGTACGCGATCAGGAAAGGCCTGTTGCCAGCGGGCGATCTGCTGGGTGGCATCTTCCAGCATTTGCTTGCCGATGGCGTTGATCAGACCGATTTCCTCGGCCAGCGGAATGAATTCGGCCGGGCTGACCAGCTTGCCATCGGGCTGCAACCAGCGCACCAGGGCCTCGAACGCCGCGATTTCGCCGGAGTTCAGGTCGACGATGGGCTGGAAATATGGACGGAACTCGCGCGCCGCCAGCGCCCGGCGCATTTCCTGTTCCATCTTGAGCGCCCGCAGCATGGTGCCCTGCATGGTGCGATCAAAGACTTCGAACTTGCCCGCACCGCGTTGCTTGGCGCGGTGCATGGCGGTATCCGCATCGCGGATCATTTCTTCGGGATGGGCATATCCGCCGCTGGATAGCGCAATGCCGACCCGCGCGCCGGGGTAGATTTCGTGGCCTTCCACGTCAATCGGCTTGCCCAGCTCGGCGAGTATCACTTCCGTCTGCCGCAGGGCTTCGGTCGGATCGTCGATGCTGTCGAGCAGGATGGCGAATTCATCGCCGCCAAAGCGGGCAACCACATCGCCAGCGCGTTGTATGCGAACGAGTCGCTCGGCCGTGACACGAAGAATCTGGTCCCCGGTGGCATGGCCGAAGCTGTCGTTGATATACCGGAATCGTTCCAGATTCAGGCACAGCACCGCGCAGAGATAGTTGGGGTCGCGGGTGGAGTGACCCAGCGCAAACCCCAGAAAATCCGTGAACATGGGGCGGTTGGCCAAGCCGGTCAGGGTATCGTGCAGGGCGTCATACAGCATCTGCTCTTCGGCCCGCTTGCGCTCATTGATGTCGGTGAGCGAACCAGCCATCCGGTAAGCGCGCCCCGACTCCTTGTCCATCAAGGCCATGCCACGGGTGGCCATCCAGATCCAGCTACCGTCACGATGCTGCATGCGGTGCTCGGTCTCGAAGTGCGGGGTCTCGCCACGCAAATGCTGGATCAAGCGCGCGCGCATGCTGTCGCGTTCATCCGGATGAACCAGGCTCATCCAGATATCGGTGGGTGCATTGACCAGCTCGTCTTCACGGTAGCCGAGCATCGCCTTCCAGCGCGGCGACAGGTAGAGGGTGTCCTCGCGGATATTCCAGTCCCACAGCCCGTCGTTCGCGCCGCGAATGGCCAGCTCGTAACGTTCCTGGCTTTCTCTGAGCGCCAGTTCGGCCTGGCGTTTGGCGCGGCGGTTGTCGGTTTCGCGCAGCTCGCGTTCCACCACGCTGGCCAGACGCTTGAGGTGGGATTTGAGTATGAAATCGTTGACCCCGGCCTTCATCATCGCCACGGCGGACTCTTCGCCGATGGTGCCGGTAACGACAATGAAAGGGATGATGCGGCCATGCTGCTGGAAGATGGCCAGCGCTTCCTGTGCCGAGAAACGCGGCATGGAGTAGTCCGACAGCACCAGGTCCCAGTGCTGTCCCGACAAGGCTGCATGCATGGCATCGGCGCGATCGACGCGCTGGAAATCCACACTGAATCCTTGGCGCCTCAGCGCCAGGATATTGAGCAGTGCATCGTCTTCGGAGTCGTCGACAACAAGCACCCTCAGGGCTTGTTTGACCTGGGCCGCGCTATCCATGGTGCTCAGTTCTGGACCGGTTCGTTGAGCATCAGCCAATAAAGACCGACCTGACGCACGACTTCCATGAACTGCATGAAGTCGACCGGCTTGCGGATATAGCTGTTGGCGCCCAGGCTGTAGCTTTTGACGAGGTCATCCTCCTCCTTGGAGGTGGTGAGGACGACAA comes from Chitinimonas sp. BJYL2 and encodes:
- a CDS encoding helix-turn-helix domain-containing protein; this encodes MYLWRGRALVLGVDTDSTPHAHHAIQLSVALEGEFRLARDGAELKPCRAAILWPGQQHKIAANGALIAHLFIDPAQRILEPWRQRPPEPVIDPGLCEALTDAWQIPRALDLCEPLVQQWQQGWLPGFERAPAHDARIAQALAWLAADPERDAASTATELGLSQRRFSQLFSLHTGLPLRRYLLWMRLLDAVARLATGANLTTAAHHAGFADLAHMSRVFHATFGVVPSTLSRITIVA
- a CDS encoding DUF962 domain-containing protein; this translates as MSAIQTLFDRYGESHQNAFNKRVHWVCVPLITFSLLGLLWAATPWLALGFAVFALVYYIRLSLPIAAGMLLVAGAMLVVLSQMPHVLEISVLIFVLAWVGQFVGHKVEGKKPSFFDDIKFLLVGPAWLLGFIYRRLGIAY
- a CDS encoding DUF1569 domain-containing protein; protein product: MALATLPVYAADPPLTLADMRARLAALPLQNLRATAGGMSPQVALVHCAQSIEYALTGYPRLKPRWFRQTLGQSAARVFLWRNRVSHDLHEPIPGAPVIVEGVALAGAVTRLLAAIETFEAAIRAGKPLAPHFAYGVLASADYDRLQALHLQAHLAALQAA
- a CDS encoding bifunctional diguanylate cyclase/phosphodiesterase, with protein sequence MDSAAQVKQALRVLVVDDSEDDALLNILALRRQGFSVDFQRVDRADAMHAALSGQHWDLVLSDYSMPRFSAQEALAIFQQHGRIIPFIVVTGTIGEESAVAMMKAGVNDFILKSHLKRLASVVERELRETDNRRAKRQAELALRESQERYELAIRGANDGLWDWNIREDTLYLSPRWKAMLGYREDELVNAPTDIWMSLVHPDERDSMRARLIQHLRGETPHFETEHRMQHRDGSWIWMATRGMALMDKESGRAYRMAGSLTDINERKRAEEQMLYDALHDTLTGLANRPMFTDFLGFALGHSTRDPNYLCAVLCLNLERFRYINDSFGHATGDQILRVTAERLVRIQRAGDVVARFGGDEFAILLDSIDDPTEALRQTEVILAELGKPIDVEGHEIYPGARVGIALSSGGYAHPEEMIRDADTAMHRAKQRGAGKFEVFDRTMQGTMLRALKMEQEMRRALAAREFRPYFQPIVDLNSGEIAAFEALVRWLQPDGKLVSPAEFIPLAEEIGLINAIGKQMLEDATQQIARWQQAFPDRVLRVSVNLSGKQFNQPDLVAQVDNAIAQAGIEPHLLELEITESILMDSTDAIITMLQSIRARGMQILMDDFGTGYSSLSYLHRFPSNVLKIDGSFVRQITEDHFSREIVRAIILLARNLGMGVIAEGVETAEQLQVLRDLECTFAQGFYFARPLPAEEATALIASGRSW